From a region of the Rouxiella sp. S1S-2 genome:
- the sctW gene encoding type III secretion system gatekeeper subunit SctW, translating into MEAKLGTKLILSRINPDSSHLAALRLREQQRSKAQTEKESVNSKVIDEGAQDNADLFVTEADSANELISRASQAVDESLLASSQFRTRRDLSLKSGADTENNFDSILEENTVHKIAQLLKFISGVEGNSIREMLFKFMKLFPDESDRVQLLRKLLAKKNIDEATKSTLKILLESIEKEAEPKSLKAGINVAMKALLFGRSLGVSSSLLRNCYRNFLETNKNETHIYLYWITLFGYKKRKKILRFVESALLIDIDSMDPSCSLVEFGQVLARLNQLKKLRTVDEDFIKVLMRAANYRDLNQGEEDCLLFLFCILTDAEHVKNYLHELLGKNSIVNEENGCVLLIQIVCNLCKCLPVEFFENADDKVLLEKKLSEILAFHFNSEVTKKHYLQQ; encoded by the coding sequence TTGGAAGCAAAACTTGGCACTAAGCTTATTTTGAGCCGTATAAACCCGGACTCTTCACACTTAGCTGCGCTTAGGCTTCGTGAGCAACAACGAAGCAAGGCTCAAACTGAAAAAGAATCAGTAAACAGCAAAGTTATTGATGAAGGAGCACAGGATAATGCCGATCTGTTTGTTACAGAAGCAGATTCAGCCAACGAACTTATTTCGAGAGCATCACAAGCCGTCGATGAAAGCCTGCTTGCCTCTTCGCAATTTAGGACAAGGCGCGATTTGAGTTTAAAAAGTGGTGCTGATACGGAGAACAACTTTGATTCAATTTTAGAAGAGAATACTGTTCATAAAATAGCTCAGTTACTTAAATTTATCAGTGGCGTTGAGGGAAATAGTATACGTGAGATGCTTTTTAAATTTATGAAACTATTCCCGGATGAAAGTGACAGGGTGCAGTTGCTGAGGAAACTGCTGGCAAAAAAAAATATCGATGAAGCTACAAAATCTACGCTCAAGATCTTGCTTGAAAGCATAGAGAAAGAAGCAGAACCAAAAAGCCTAAAGGCTGGTATCAATGTTGCCATGAAAGCACTATTGTTTGGCCGCTCTTTAGGAGTAAGTTCATCTCTGCTGCGTAATTGCTATCGAAATTTCTTGGAGACAAATAAAAATGAAACGCACATTTATCTCTATTGGATAACGCTTTTTGGCTATAAAAAAAGGAAGAAAATATTAAGGTTTGTAGAAAGTGCCCTACTAATAGATATAGATTCAATGGATCCAAGTTGCTCTCTTGTTGAGTTCGGCCAGGTATTGGCTCGGTTAAATCAGTTGAAGAAGCTACGTACAGTGGACGAAGATTTTATAAAGGTTTTAATGAGGGCAGCTAATTATCGAGATCTAAATCAGGGGGAAGAAGATTGTTTGCTTTTTTTATTTTGTATTTTAACAGATGCTGAGCACGTTAAAAATTATCTGCATGAGTTGTTGGGAAAAAATTCGATAGTTAATGAAGAGAATGGGTGTGTTTTATTAATTCAGATTGTATGTAATTTATGTAAATGTCTTCCTGTTGAGTTTTTCGAAAATGCTGACGATAAGGTGCTTTTAGAAAAAAAATTATCAGAAATTCTGGCTTTTCATTTCAATAGTGAAGTGACTAAAAAGCATTATCTACAACAATAG
- a CDS encoding type III secretion apparatus protein OrgA/MxiK, which translates to MAEQTSLQHILFDPCGWIHPGRFVLPKMLNSAGCQSVLNTLLIRHYKLSVDSFKIKVGSITETMVENWPILPHVVFLLACKQYRAPLLYQGEFRNMEKYVQDFCSHPSDNEQPIRLCHPVQLDTLMASGLQILMGFNEHIPQSLIQRIPLLFDERHLQKNSYHFLSTVSYIDFKLAIQYTKNHYLP; encoded by the coding sequence ATGGCTGAGCAGACTTCTTTACAGCATATCTTATTCGACCCGTGCGGATGGATTCATCCTGGACGTTTTGTATTGCCCAAGATGTTGAATTCCGCTGGCTGTCAGAGTGTGCTTAATACCTTGTTAATTCGGCACTACAAGTTGTCTGTTGATAGCTTCAAAATAAAAGTCGGTTCTATAACTGAAACAATGGTTGAGAATTGGCCAATTTTGCCTCACGTTGTCTTTCTGTTAGCCTGCAAACAGTATCGTGCTCCCCTACTTTACCAAGGGGAGTTTCGAAATATGGAAAAATATGTTCAAGACTTTTGTTCTCACCCATCTGATAACGAGCAGCCGATTCGGCTCTGTCATCCCGTACAGCTCGATACGCTTATGGCTAGCGGCTTGCAGATACTGATGGGGTTTAACGAACACATCCCACAGTCATTAATACAGCGTATTCCGCTATTATTTGATGAAAGACACCTGCAGAAAAATTCATATCATTTTCTATCAACTGTCTCTTATATTGACTTCAAATTGGCTATTCAATATACAAAAAACCATTATCTCCCCTAA
- a CDS encoding PLP-dependent aminotransferase family protein, translating into MTVTRYKQLAQTLRRQIEAQVWLPTEKLPSLRESCKQSGLSLMTVLQAYQLLESQGLIISRPQSGYYVATRDIPRDMPQLLHAAEQIDVNDAIFDILKAGQDPGIVPFGSAFPDPTLFPQPSLARSLASAVRRMSPHSAIANLPPGNEELRRNIAKRYAQQGIDVTPDEIVITSGAMESLGLSLQVVTQPGDWVAIESPAFYGVLQAIERRKLKAVAIPMDTQQGIDLEALQQAIATYPIKACWLMSNFQNPLGCTLAEEKKQKLVDILQENDVALIEDDVYAELYFNEERPMPLKMSSYRQQILHCSSFSKCLAPGFRVGWVAAGAYASRIQRLQLMSTLSASVPIQLALADFLHQGSYDTHLKRLRRQLELRQTTMRNMIVKTFPTGTSVTQPTGGYFLWVNLGENIDATKIYQLALAQGISVAPGTMFAVDDRYRHCLRLNTSFEWNTRAETALQTLANLVHSEKNRRE; encoded by the coding sequence ATGACTGTGACGAGATATAAGCAGTTAGCCCAGACCCTGCGCCGACAAATAGAAGCACAAGTCTGGCTGCCCACAGAGAAGTTGCCTTCTTTGCGAGAAAGCTGCAAACAGTCTGGGCTCAGCCTGATGACTGTTTTGCAAGCCTATCAATTACTCGAGAGTCAGGGGCTTATTATTTCACGCCCGCAGTCCGGCTATTACGTGGCTACGCGGGATATACCTCGAGACATGCCTCAACTCTTGCATGCTGCCGAGCAAATAGACGTTAATGACGCTATTTTTGACATTCTAAAGGCGGGTCAAGATCCGGGGATTGTGCCTTTTGGGTCTGCTTTTCCCGACCCAACGCTGTTTCCTCAGCCAAGCTTGGCGCGCTCCCTCGCCAGTGCGGTACGACGCATGTCCCCGCACAGCGCTATTGCCAATTTGCCACCCGGAAATGAAGAATTGCGCCGCAATATCGCCAAACGTTATGCCCAGCAGGGAATTGACGTCACACCCGACGAAATTGTTATTACCTCTGGAGCTATGGAGTCTCTGGGGCTTAGTCTACAGGTGGTGACTCAACCTGGAGATTGGGTCGCAATTGAATCTCCAGCATTTTATGGCGTTTTACAGGCTATCGAACGTCGTAAATTAAAGGCGGTGGCTATTCCAATGGACACGCAGCAAGGCATCGATTTAGAGGCGTTGCAGCAGGCAATAGCGACTTACCCGATAAAAGCCTGTTGGCTGATGTCAAACTTTCAAAATCCATTAGGATGTACGCTGGCGGAAGAAAAGAAACAGAAATTGGTCGATATACTGCAAGAGAATGACGTTGCTCTGATTGAAGACGACGTCTATGCGGAGCTTTATTTTAACGAAGAGCGACCTATGCCGCTAAAGATGTCGTCTTATCGTCAGCAAATTTTGCACTGCTCGTCGTTCTCGAAATGTCTGGCACCCGGTTTTCGAGTTGGCTGGGTTGCAGCAGGCGCCTACGCATCGCGGATCCAACGACTGCAGTTAATGAGCACACTTTCAGCTAGCGTTCCAATACAGTTGGCACTGGCTGATTTTTTGCATCAGGGCAGTTATGACACGCATTTAAAGCGTTTGCGGCGGCAGCTTGAACTTCGTCAAACCACGATGCGTAATATGATAGTGAAAACCTTTCCAACGGGTACGTCAGTAACTCAACCCACAGGGGGATATTTCTTGTGGGTAAATCTGGGTGAAAATATTGATGCGACAAAAATATATCAGTTGGCACTGGCTCAGGGTATCAGTGTTGCTCCCGGTACGATGTTTGCGGTAGATGATCGTTATCGCCACTGTCTTCGCCTAAATACTTCTTTTGAATGGAACACGCGCGCAGAAACTGCCCTGCAGACACTGGCTAATTTGGTACATTCTGAAAAAAATAGGCGCGAATAA
- the sctC gene encoding type III secretion system outer membrane ring subunit SctC codes for MNAYVATIKKTIFISIFFSTFTCLSAEPINNENVDGYVATNESISGFFGALSSVINKPVILSKLAARKKLSGDISLSEPLLQLESVCNRLGLIWYSNESTIYVYDASEMHSRIITLKNISFDFFTRYLRKIGLLDKRYPLRGEASSRTFFISGPPGYIESIDQLALTLDEQDISRRDVDSVSIFYLSNTFAEDRIYSYRDERIIVPGIASVLTKLFTGITPVKTSIVLPKNTTPGMRLPSPGVPTANADEQKESVPEKNIVFNGTSSMQIISNPGNNSLLIKGSEQQIKHAQNLIAALDKPRRHIELSVWIVDLKRSTLDQLGANWSGNFTLGKQLGFSLNAGWDGSAAANNISSTLDGGQFVAKIIALSQKNLANIISRPVILTQENIPAVFDASHSIYTRLLGEHNVELQKITYGTSVSVLPRFTQDNEIEMMLNVEDGNANGTQGGSESATSSLPVVGQTNISTVARVPRGKSLLIGGYTRDEDQNDNAKIPLLGDIPFIGALFRYRIAHNNQTVRVFLIQPKEILSANITDSNTVSNEMLTSTPLRDWKQNLALSLF; via the coding sequence ATGAATGCATATGTAGCTACAATAAAAAAAACGATTTTTATTTCTATATTTTTTTCTACGTTTACTTGTCTTAGCGCAGAGCCTATAAATAATGAAAATGTAGATGGTTATGTTGCAACTAACGAAAGTATAAGTGGTTTTTTCGGCGCATTATCTTCAGTGATAAATAAACCTGTAATACTTAGTAAACTTGCTGCACGTAAAAAACTGAGTGGTGATATATCTCTCTCTGAGCCACTGTTACAACTCGAAAGCGTATGTAATAGACTTGGTCTTATTTGGTACAGTAACGAATCAACAATTTATGTCTACGATGCATCCGAAATGCACAGTAGAATTATCACACTGAAAAATATTTCATTCGATTTTTTCACACGCTATCTACGAAAAATAGGACTCCTTGATAAAAGATATCCCCTACGTGGAGAGGCGAGCAGCAGAACTTTCTTTATTTCTGGGCCACCAGGTTACATTGAATCAATAGACCAGCTTGCCTTAACATTAGATGAACAGGACATCAGCCGTCGTGATGTTGATTCGGTATCAATATTCTACTTAAGTAATACATTTGCAGAGGACCGAATATATTCCTATCGCGATGAGCGTATCATCGTGCCCGGCATTGCTTCTGTATTAACTAAGCTGTTCACGGGTATAACACCCGTGAAGACATCTATAGTGCTGCCAAAAAACACAACTCCTGGCATGAGACTTCCTTCACCTGGAGTGCCAACGGCCAACGCAGATGAACAAAAAGAGAGTGTTCCTGAGAAAAATATTGTTTTCAATGGAACCTCGTCGATGCAGATAATCTCTAACCCTGGGAACAATAGCCTATTGATAAAAGGCAGTGAGCAGCAGATAAAACATGCACAAAATTTGATAGCTGCGTTGGATAAGCCACGTAGACACATTGAGCTCTCAGTATGGATTGTAGATCTCAAAAGGAGCACCTTAGACCAATTGGGGGCCAATTGGAGCGGTAACTTTACATTAGGTAAGCAGCTGGGGTTTTCACTCAATGCAGGATGGGATGGGTCGGCAGCAGCTAACAATATATCCAGTACTTTAGACGGCGGTCAGTTTGTTGCAAAAATTATTGCCCTCAGTCAGAAAAATTTAGCCAATATAATATCTCGACCCGTTATTCTTACCCAAGAGAACATTCCTGCAGTATTTGATGCAAGCCACAGCATATATACCCGTCTACTGGGGGAACATAACGTAGAGTTACAGAAAATTACCTATGGTACATCCGTGAGTGTGCTGCCTCGATTTACACAAGATAATGAAATCGAGATGATGCTTAATGTAGAAGACGGAAATGCCAATGGTACACAAGGAGGAAGTGAAAGCGCTACATCTTCTTTACCGGTGGTGGGTCAAACGAATATAAGTACTGTTGCTCGTGTACCCCGCGGTAAGAGCTTATTGATAGGAGGCTACACGCGAGATGAAGATCAGAACGATAATGCAAAAATTCCCTTATTAGGTGACATACCATTTATTGGTGCATTGTTTCGCTATCGGATAGCACATAATAATCAGACAGTTCGCGTTTTTTTGATTCAACCAAAGGAAATCTTATCGGCTAATATTACAGATTCTAATACTGTTTCTAACGAAATGCTTACTTCAACCCCTTTAAGGGATTGGAAGCAAAACTTGGCACTAAGCTTATTTTGA
- a CDS encoding PrgH/EprH family type III secretion apparatus protein: MITERALRPLPKKTLTLRLMNSPLCGCEFELVEGVATFVVAPAHVLEIGSHDGKNTFIIPVEHGGVNFEIINNGEPHVSIRKLGDVETLIKHEPFNCLITIGTLNFIVKENGDPWDFSIFEKNIENIKKNKSIIKSPKIISYIFLPIITIAIFIFLKGESNGTLKTAKLNMEPPRSLPIIKSKKYTASPTAESLISADDAEILLRAMSINYKRQNSSSKVLFIISGILNDEELQQIKLLNVIYLQQHVKFAVNLQDDPTANTSYKYGGNSYVKVTPNHWLLNNL, encoded by the coding sequence ATGATCACTGAGAGGGCATTGAGGCCACTTCCGAAAAAAACACTTACATTACGTCTTATGAACAGTCCATTATGTGGTTGTGAATTCGAGCTGGTTGAAGGTGTAGCAACGTTTGTTGTTGCACCAGCTCACGTGTTAGAAATTGGTTCACACGATGGTAAAAATACTTTTATTATCCCTGTAGAACATGGCGGTGTTAATTTTGAAATTATCAATAATGGTGAGCCTCATGTATCAATTAGAAAACTAGGCGATGTAGAAACCTTAATTAAGCACGAACCTTTTAACTGTTTAATCACCATTGGAACTTTGAATTTTATAGTTAAAGAAAATGGCGACCCTTGGGATTTCAGTATCTTTGAAAAAAACATTGAAAATATTAAAAAAAATAAATCAATAATCAAATCACCTAAAATAATAAGCTACATTTTTTTGCCAATAATTACTATTGCAATTTTCATATTTTTGAAAGGTGAGAGTAATGGTACATTAAAAACAGCCAAACTCAATATGGAGCCTCCTCGCAGTCTTCCTATCATTAAATCAAAAAAATATACCGCATCCCCCACTGCAGAATCTCTAATCAGTGCTGATGATGCAGAAATATTGCTACGTGCTATGTCAATAAATTATAAAAGGCAAAACAGCAGCAGTAAGGTGTTATTTATAATTTCTGGGATTTTGAATGATGAAGAATTACAGCAAATAAAGTTGCTTAACGTTATTTATTTACAGCAACATGTAAAATTCGCCGTTAACTTGCAGGATGACCCTACGGCAAATACGTCATATAAGTATGGGGGTAACAGTTATGTTAAAGTCACCCCTAATCATTGGTTACTCAACAACCTGTAA
- a CDS encoding EscV/YscV/HrcV family type III secretion system export apparatus protein gives MQRVTLLLRKHPELIILLLMVTIIAMLIVPLPTYLVDFLIALNIVISMLVFLSSFYIDGILSFSTFPAVLLITTLFRLSLSISTSRLILNDADAGEIIETFGLYVIGDNLIVGFVIFFIVTITQFMVITKGAERVAEVAARFSLDAMPGKQMSIDADVKAGTLDADQAKDRRSILERESQLYGSFDGAMKFIKGDAIAGIIIIFVNFIGGISVGMNQHGMAMSEALHTYTMLTIGDGLVAQIPSLLIAVSAGFIVTRVNGEGDNMGKKILSQLINQPFIIGVAAILTLGVGMLPGFPMIVFFLLSMVLSGTFWFKIRNQKLNANNTSTAGVSNEEGGETLGTGLDSTMKIINNLDSINAEAVPLILLLPPEELQKLVDQNLAGHIRSQFFIDYGIHLPEFALRSTSSSNNSVTLLINEIKAASFIVHFDKIRVINKLDEIEILDIETIRDSSGVWVDVSEKANINNLGYLSRTAIDELYSCLSIELSHHINEFFGVQEAKAMSDRLEQSCPELIKEVLRHMTMQKISEILQRLSSERISIRNMKLIMEALALWAPKEKDVILLVEHVRSTLSRYICDKFSINSQLRVIMVTSETEDTFRQGIRTSSGGSFLNIEPAVADQLMDGFTAVLQNYDSEFKDIVIISSVDIRRFIKKFIETKFRDIAVMSFGELSQHVNVDVIQTI, from the coding sequence ATGCAACGTGTAACACTACTTCTAAGAAAGCATCCTGAACTTATAATATTGTTGTTAATGGTTACTATAATAGCCATGCTTATTGTTCCATTACCAACGTACTTGGTAGATTTTCTTATTGCATTGAATATAGTTATCTCAATGTTAGTTTTTCTTTCATCTTTTTATATAGATGGGATATTGAGTTTTTCTACATTCCCTGCAGTACTCCTTATTACGACCCTTTTTCGGCTGTCACTATCAATAAGTACCAGCCGTTTGATTCTCAATGATGCTGATGCAGGTGAAATCATTGAGACCTTTGGATTATATGTAATTGGCGATAATTTAATCGTTGGTTTCGTGATTTTTTTCATTGTCACTATCACCCAATTTATGGTGATTACTAAGGGCGCCGAACGCGTTGCCGAAGTCGCAGCGCGTTTCTCGTTAGATGCAATGCCAGGTAAACAAATGAGCATTGATGCTGATGTGAAGGCAGGAACACTCGATGCAGATCAAGCAAAAGATCGCAGAAGTATTCTTGAACGCGAGAGTCAGCTTTACGGTTCATTTGATGGTGCAATGAAGTTTATTAAAGGTGATGCCATTGCGGGAATTATTATCATTTTTGTGAATTTTATCGGCGGCATCAGTGTCGGTATGAATCAGCACGGCATGGCGATGTCTGAAGCTCTGCATACTTACACAATGTTGACTATTGGTGATGGTTTGGTTGCGCAAATACCCTCACTCTTAATCGCTGTGAGTGCCGGATTTATTGTTACTCGTGTAAACGGTGAGGGGGATAATATGGGGAAGAAAATATTATCTCAGTTAATTAATCAACCTTTTATTATCGGTGTTGCTGCGATTTTGACATTGGGCGTTGGTATGTTACCTGGTTTTCCAATGATAGTATTCTTCCTGTTATCCATGGTTTTGTCTGGCACTTTTTGGTTCAAAATCAGAAATCAGAAGCTTAATGCCAATAATACCAGTACTGCCGGTGTTTCTAATGAAGAGGGGGGGGAAACACTTGGGACGGGGCTGGATAGCACGATGAAGATAATTAATAATCTTGACAGTATCAATGCAGAAGCTGTTCCATTGATTTTACTTTTACCTCCTGAAGAACTTCAAAAGCTTGTTGACCAGAATCTTGCTGGTCATATCCGCAGCCAATTTTTTATTGATTATGGAATACATCTCCCAGAGTTTGCCTTGAGAAGTACTTCGAGTAGTAACAACAGTGTAACCTTATTGATCAATGAAATTAAAGCAGCAAGTTTTATAGTCCATTTTGATAAAATAAGAGTCATCAATAAATTAGACGAAATAGAAATACTCGATATTGAGACCATCCGCGACAGCAGTGGCGTTTGGGTTGATGTCAGTGAGAAAGCAAATATCAATAATTTGGGGTATCTGTCTAGAACGGCTATTGATGAACTTTACTCATGTCTTTCAATAGAGTTATCTCATCATATAAATGAGTTTTTTGGGGTGCAAGAAGCAAAAGCGATGTCCGATCGATTGGAACAATCATGTCCGGAGTTAATTAAAGAAGTTTTGAGACACATGACAATGCAAAAAATATCAGAAATTCTGCAAAGATTGTCGTCTGAAAGAATTTCGATTCGCAATATGAAATTGATCATGGAAGCACTTGCTTTGTGGGCGCCGAAAGAAAAAGATGTTATTTTACTGGTTGAACACGTTCGCAGTACATTATCTCGGTATATTTGTGATAAATTTTCTATTAACAGTCAGTTGCGCGTTATTATGGTTACCTCTGAAACAGAAGATACATTTAGGCAAGGTATAAGAACCTCATCCGGTGGTTCATTTCTTAATATTGAACCAGCAGTAGCAGATCAGTTAATGGATGGATTTACTGCAGTATTGCAAAACTATGATTCTGAATTTAAAGATATCGTCATAATTTCTTCCGTTGACATAAGGCGGTTTATTAAGAAATTTATTGAAACAAAATTCAGAGATATTGCAGTAATGTCGTTTGGTGAACTTTCGCAGCACGTTAATGTTGACGTCATCCAAACAATATAA
- the sctF gene encoding type III secretion system needle filament subunit SctF, which produces MPDIDTTPTVPREFVIGMSERFNTSAIPLRKKVEDTLLALTGKDSDTSNPVLLANYQAALSAYTLFCNAQSSTVKAYKDIAAATISNFR; this is translated from the coding sequence ATGCCGGACATCGATACAACACCCACAGTCCCCCGTGAATTTGTCATTGGTATGTCAGAAAGATTTAATACATCAGCCATACCTCTTCGCAAAAAGGTTGAAGATACACTTTTGGCTTTGACAGGAAAAGACAGTGACACGTCAAACCCAGTCTTGCTTGCTAATTACCAGGCGGCACTATCAGCCTACACGCTATTCTGCAATGCGCAATCAAGTACTGTAAAAGCTTATAAAGATATTGCAGCAGCAACTATCTCCAACTTCCGTTAA
- the sctI gene encoding type III secretion system inner rod subunit SctI, protein MLVPQALGSLIARRSDIDNFDNAQLTLDQQLVSAYANNAEIFHTQKQHVLSQLSSVNPPSSPEQLFSIQQQTADYNIEVSLISALTRKATSAVETLLRA, encoded by the coding sequence ATGCTCGTTCCCCAAGCGCTAGGCAGCCTTATTGCTCGCCGTAGTGATATCGATAATTTCGATAATGCTCAATTAACATTAGACCAGCAATTGGTTTCCGCTTATGCAAATAATGCCGAGATTTTTCATACGCAAAAACAACATGTTTTAAGCCAATTAAGCAGTGTTAATCCTCCCAGCTCTCCCGAGCAGTTATTTTCGATTCAGCAGCAAACAGCGGATTATAATATTGAGGTCTCCCTTATTAGCGCACTGACCAGAAAGGCTACCAGTGCTGTCGAGACGTTGCTGCGTGCATGA
- the sctJ gene encoding type III secretion system inner membrane ring lipoprotein SctJ, which translates to MKAQYFILGISILLLTGCRQQELLKGLEQRQANEVIALLQRNKIDAEKKDIAKEGYRVSVDPKDFSTSVDLLRIYNLPSKPRMEIAQMFPSDSLISSPLAETARLYSAIEQRLEQSLVALEGITSAQIHVSYHFDSGANGRKNDPEHVAALISYDRNIDSTLMISDVKRLLKNSFNNLSYDNISVVLTRSPTLLPMMPIVKSASSPLTLYWWLAILPILLIAVVGYKFWQRFSIRDVSNG; encoded by the coding sequence ATGAAAGCTCAATATTTTATACTTGGTATATCCATTTTACTCCTCACTGGTTGCAGGCAGCAGGAACTGCTTAAAGGCCTTGAACAGAGGCAGGCTAACGAAGTTATTGCTCTTTTACAGAGGAATAAAATAGATGCTGAAAAGAAAGATATAGCTAAAGAAGGATATCGTGTTTCTGTTGATCCTAAGGATTTCAGCACATCAGTTGACCTTTTGCGAATCTATAATCTACCTTCAAAACCCAGAATGGAAATAGCGCAAATGTTTCCTTCAGACTCACTCATATCCTCACCCCTGGCCGAAACGGCCAGGTTATATTCGGCTATTGAGCAACGCCTGGAGCAGTCACTTGTAGCCCTTGAGGGGATAACTTCAGCACAGATTCATGTCAGCTATCATTTTGACTCAGGAGCTAATGGAAGAAAAAATGATCCAGAACACGTTGCAGCTCTTATTAGCTATGACCGTAATATTGACTCAACGCTGATGATAAGTGATGTAAAAAGATTGTTAAAAAATAGTTTTAATAATCTAAGTTATGACAATATTTCTGTCGTTCTAACACGATCGCCCACGCTATTGCCCATGATGCCTATCGTAAAATCGGCATCATCACCTTTAACGCTTTATTGGTGGCTTGCCATTCTACCGATATTACTTATTGCTGTTGTTGGGTATAAATTTTGGCAAAGATTCTCAATACGAGATGTATCAAATGGCTGA
- a CDS encoding helix-turn-helix domain-containing protein, with amino-acid sequence MRLETISHIINVGGFVKITEKKLWLIEVVDSISCEIVCNVKSIDEDTLVLNGTWRGLIALDTMLLKIVKGKLRYYEIDLMRLAKLQVFIDCSSDKLEAGHIREFNGISLSKEIRTTSPSDMESWLLQQAMRADNDSDPIVNFLRQTECYNLVNFLLSATNDNNQCLQNLCVRYGLSAAHFRRLSRHALGHTTKVTLREWRMTKAILAFINEPKNMTDIAFAHGYSSLSHFSNDVKKMLGMTPRALRKSILDVVMK; translated from the coding sequence ATGCGCTTAGAAACAATTTCGCACATCATCAATGTGGGTGGTTTTGTTAAAATCACAGAAAAGAAACTGTGGCTAATTGAAGTCGTTGATTCCATTTCGTGTGAAATAGTATGTAATGTTAAAAGTATTGATGAAGACACATTGGTTCTTAATGGGACTTGGCGTGGATTAATTGCACTTGATACTATGCTATTAAAAATAGTAAAAGGTAAATTGCGCTATTATGAAATAGACTTAATGAGACTGGCCAAGTTACAGGTATTTATCGATTGCTCTTCAGATAAACTAGAGGCCGGGCACATACGCGAGTTTAACGGAATTTCCCTTTCAAAAGAAATTAGAACAACCAGCCCTAGTGACATGGAATCTTGGCTTTTGCAACAGGCGATGCGTGCAGATAATGATTCAGACCCGATTGTGAATTTCTTACGCCAAACTGAATGTTATAACTTGGTCAATTTTTTACTCTCTGCAACTAATGATAATAATCAGTGCCTGCAAAATTTATGTGTGCGTTATGGTCTTTCTGCAGCACACTTCCGGCGTTTATCGCGGCATGCCTTGGGACATACGACTAAAGTGACTTTGCGAGAGTGGCGTATGACAAAGGCTATTTTAGCATTCATAAATGAACCCAAAAATATGACAGATATTGCCTTTGCTCATGGATATTCTTCACTATCGCACTTTTCTAATGATGTGAAGAAAATGTTAGGGATGACGCCAAGGGCGTTAAGGAAATCAATTCTTGATGTGGTAATGAAATAA